The Halobacillus amylolyticus nucleotide sequence TAAGAGGGCTTTCTCAACATTACGCCAGTTAGTGTTTTGAACTAAGATCGCTCCAACCATCATTTCAAATGATGTCTCGGCTGGCCACCAGCCTTGAGGGCCATAATGGTCGAACAGCCTGTCATAGATGATTTGATATTCGTTCTTCATTATTACCTCCGCTTTCTTTCTGTAGCAGTTACATTATATCAGGTTTAATCAGGAGGAATTTTAGGAGCGCATAATGCCATTCCTTCATTCAATCCAAGAAATTCTTCTAAGCTTTTTTCATTAATTAATCTTTATTGCAAATGATAAAGGGGAAGGGTGGTGTTTAATATGGCTAAGGATGTGCTTTGCGAGGTCAATAATTGCATCTATTGGGGTGAAGGCAACGTTTGTAATGCCGATCGGATCTACGTGGTTACCCACAAACAAGCAAGAGCCAGAACAACAGAGGAAACGGATTGTAAAACGTTTGAACCAAAAGGATAATGCTACTCCCTTTAATAAACGACCGAAGAGGCTCTTCTAATTTGGAGGAGCCTTTTTGCCTAAAGTCCATCAAACATCATTTGTTGATCGAAAGACGTAACAAAAATCAACCTTGCCACGAAAGATGATTAGTCGGTTGAAACACTTTCCATAATCTACATAGAATATACGGAGATCTATTACCTATGGAGGTGTTTACATTGATTCATACGGTGAAACCAGGTGAAACACTTACTCAAATATCACAAGATTATCGTACCCCGGTGTCTGCGATTATTCAGGCTAATCCAGCCATTAATCCAAATATCATTTATCCTGGACAGTCCATTGTTATACCAGGCTTTCCGCCCGTAAATACCATCCCATACCACATTGATGTGTCAGTTAACAGTCGCAGGTTAACTTTACTCAGAGATGGTATCCAGCAAAAACAGTACCCGATAGCGGTCGGAAGGATGTTGCACGGGACACCAGTAGGGAGCTTTATAATCATTAATAAAGCGCCCAATCCTGGAGGGCCATTCGGGACGATGTGGATGAGTTTATCGAAAGAGCACTATGGAATTCACGGAACAAATGATCCGAGTTCGATTGGTAAAGCTGTATCAAGAGGTTGTATCCGGATGTACAATAATGATGTAGAGGAATTAGCAAGTATGATTCCAGTCGGAACACCGGTTTCCATACATCTCTGATTTGCTTAATGTGTAGGCTTTTCTGCTTTAATTTAACAATAATCTATCCCATTTTGCCGCTTTTCCATCTTAGTCTGCCTTTGCTAAAATTACCCTTCATTTTCAGTGCATGAATTCATTGCATTTATTCATACTACGGTCAGAGGTGTTAGCAATGAAATTCATGGTCCTATCTTTTCTTTTATTCTTTATACTACCCCAAGAAAATATCACTGACTATTTTTCGGTTACGAATGATGGGGAAACCGTCGCGCGGGTCAACAGAACTGATTTTACCATTCCCTACCTTGATGAAAAGTTCATCGATAAAGTCAGACTCGAAACATTTATGGATGACTTAGACAAGAAATTAGCTAGATCACCAATAAATGCAACTATTGATGGGGATGGTAACATTGTTCAAGGAAAAGCTGGAACTAAGGTAAATCATACAAAATTAGCTAAACGATATTACCATTATTTTTATTCCCATGGTTCAGTGAAGACTACCGTACCTATGATTCCCGACTATCCTCAAGTAGATGGTGAGTTACTCGCAGATATAAGAACACAGCAAATTGGAAACTATCTAACCTTTTTTAAGAAGAGCAACAGTGAACGGACGAACAATATTGATCTTGCGACAAAGGCTATCAATAATCATGTTGTATTCCCTGGGGAGACGTTTTCCTTTAATCAAGTAGTTGGAAAACGAACAAAAGAAAGAGGGTATTTACGCGCCCCCGTTATTGTGAAAGGAGAATTAGCTGAAGACATTGGCGGTGGAATTTGCCAAGTGTCCTCTACTTTATTTAATGCAGCAGATGATGCCGGACTCAAAATTATCGAGCGCTATTCTCACAGTAGGCAAGTCCCTTATGTCCCGCCAGGACGGGATGCTACGGTTAGCTGGTATGGCCCTGATTTCACTTTTAAAAACGACTATAACCAGCCTGTACTAATCCAGGCTAAATCCGTAAATGGCCAAATGACGGTCCAAATCCTCTCTTCAGACAGGCTCAGGCAACATGAATGATGCCCTTAGGATTTCACAAGTTGAAAAAGACACTCCTCGCTCTTCACCCCTATTGATCGACAACAGCACGTGATGCAATAGTATCACCCATCCCTTGCCAGCAACGCAGAGATCGTGTTGTTGGCGGATTGATCATCCATCACTCTTTCGAGAAAAATAAAAGTAAGCCCTTCTAATTTAAATCCATTCAAATCTTAAATACCTACAGGTAAAAAGGGTTCTATGACACTGAACCTCTATCACGACTCTGACAAAACAAACTCTTTGATCAGGACATGCGTGGCTACGCTATCCACAAATTTGAGTATATTAATAGTAAGTCAAAAGATCAAAGGAGGAAATGGAATGGGTAGAAAAAAGAGAGATCAATGGGATCGCAACGACGATCAAACTCAAGGCCTTTTTGATGAAAATGGAAATCAAAGATTTTCTGTTTCAAAGGCAAAAGCAAAAGTAGATTTCGAGAATGAAATTGAAAATGATAATGAGAGTGAAAGCGAGTCAAAGAGCAAAAACTACAATTTTGCCAGCGTTAAAGACAGTGGAAACTCTTATGTTGATGTAGAAGTTGACTCCGAGTCTAAAGCAAAGGTCCGCAAAGAATCCGATGAAGAGCAGGATGATCAAGTAGCAGGCGCTGAAGACGAACAGGACGGTCGACGTCGACGCAAGCATTATGAGTGTTAATAACTAGTTGAAGTGGGATAAATTTATCCCACTTCTATTAAACTTAAAGTGAGGTGACGTTATGGGACGTTCAAATGATAATATGTATCCATTCGAGACTAAGGGCGAGGTTTTACCTTATAGGAACTCGAACGATTCTTCAATTATGTCCAGCGGAAATTCCGATGTTGATGTAAGTGTTCTTGTTGATACGACACCGATGGCCTATGCTATGCTGTGCTCATTATTAGCTTCAGATCAAATGACTGAAAAAGAATTTAGATCAGCTGTTCGGAAACTAGAAGACTTTTCAAAAAGTAAATGTAAATCTAAGAACGATGTTTCTGATAGACTATCCGATGAAAGAAGACGAAGAAAGTAATGATTTGTTTTGCTATCTTCGTATTTTAAGGCTCCAAACATTTAAAATTCCCCCACCATCCCGAATTAAACAAAATAAAGCCCCCCTTCTTAACCATGTATTCAATACTTAGTTCGGGATGGTCAAATTCTTCAAATCAAATGCTTAGAAGACTCCCCTACACTCTAACCATGCTATCAGTGTAACCGCATCTCCCTAAGAAGCCTTACTTTATGAAAATACAAACCCTTCTATTTAGGTATTGTTTTCGACAAAACTCGTGCTATACTATTGGTACATTCGAATATCATATTTTTCATATAATCGCGGGGATATGGCCTGCAAGTTTCTACCGGTTTACCGTAAATGAACCGACTATGAAAAGCAGCAAAGTGTTGAGATGATGCCTGCTCGTGCTCTCTTTTCATTTGTTTTTGTTTTTTCAAAGCTCGAAAAAACTTGCTTCCTCATAGTGTGTGGAAGCAAGTTTTTTTCGGGCTTTTTTTATTTTTCCTAAATACAGAAAGGTGAGAGCAATGGAATTATTAGAACAGAAGATTTTAAATGAAGGACGTGTATTATCCGAGTCTGTTATCAAGGTCGATTCCTTTTTAAATCATCAGATTGACCCTGTATTAATGCAGCAAATTGGAGGGGAATTTGCAGACCGTTTTGCCAATGAAGGGGTTACAAAAATTATAACACTTGAGTCTTCCGGGATTGCGCCAGCACAAATGACAGGTTTAAGCTTAGGTGTTCCAGCTATTTTTGCGAGAAAACGCAAATCACTGACCTTAATCGATCAGCTGTATTCAGCAAGTGTCCATTCATTTACGAAAAATGAAACCAACGAGATATCGGTGTCAAAGGATTATATTACAAGTGATGATAAAGTCCTCATCCTTGATGATTTCCTGGCAAATGGACAAGCTGTGCTAGGGTTAATGAATATTGTTGAACAAGCAGGCGCATCTCTTGCAGGTGTTGGAATTGTGATCGAAAAAGGATTCCAGGATGGAGGAAAGATCCTAAGGGAGCAGGGTATTCGTGTCGAGTCACTGGCAACGATTGCTTCTTTAGCGAATCAGAAAATCACTTTTACTAAGGAAGGTGCATCCGTATGAAAACGGCAGCATTAGGTATTCAACATCTTCTGGCCATGTATGCAGGTGCCATATTAGTTCCGCTCATTGTTGGCGGGGCTTTAGGACTAACTTCTGAACAGCTCACCTATCTGGTGGCGATTGATATTTTAATGTGCGGGGTCGCAACAATCCTGCAGGTTGTGAGTAATCGTTTTTTTGGAATTGGCCTCCCCGTCGTCCTTGGCTGCACGTTTACAGCTGTTGGCCCGATGATTGCCATTGGTGGACAATATGGAATTT carries:
- a CDS encoding DUF1540 domain-containing protein, yielding MAKDVLCEVNNCIYWGEGNVCNADRIYVVTHKQARARTTEETDCKTFEPKG
- a CDS encoding L,D-transpeptidase family protein; its protein translation is MIHTVKPGETLTQISQDYRTPVSAIIQANPAINPNIIYPGQSIVIPGFPPVNTIPYHIDVSVNSRRLTLLRDGIQQKQYPIAVGRMLHGTPVGSFIIINKAPNPGGPFGTMWMSLSKEHYGIHGTNDPSSIGKAVSRGCIRMYNNDVEELASMIPVGTPVSIHL
- a CDS encoding VanW family protein; translated protein: MKFMVLSFLLFFILPQENITDYFSVTNDGETVARVNRTDFTIPYLDEKFIDKVRLETFMDDLDKKLARSPINATIDGDGNIVQGKAGTKVNHTKLAKRYYHYFYSHGSVKTTVPMIPDYPQVDGELLADIRTQQIGNYLTFFKKSNSERTNNIDLATKAINNHVVFPGETFSFNQVVGKRTKERGYLRAPVIVKGELAEDIGGGICQVSSTLFNAADDAGLKIIERYSHSRQVPYVPPGRDATVSWYGPDFTFKNDYNQPVLIQAKSVNGQMTVQILSSDRLRQHE
- a CDS encoding xanthine phosphoribosyltransferase, yielding MELLEQKILNEGRVLSESVIKVDSFLNHQIDPVLMQQIGGEFADRFANEGVTKIITLESSGIAPAQMTGLSLGVPAIFARKRKSLTLIDQLYSASVHSFTKNETNEISVSKDYITSDDKVLILDDFLANGQAVLGLMNIVEQAGASLAGVGIVIEKGFQDGGKILREQGIRVESLATIASLANQKITFTKEGASV